The following are encoded in a window of Harmonia axyridis chromosome 7, icHarAxyr1.1, whole genome shotgun sequence genomic DNA:
- the LOC123683997 gene encoding nucleoporin NSP1-like isoform X7 gives MMGGFTQRPWTPTKRRGPIAAEYNSPGPACVALPSYIGKKTFEAKSGRAPAFSFGSRTNGKLESLGPGPGQYNITGLSSKGKDTPPALSLHSRPKDHKPENFPAPGDYDPDKAEKVIHDASPKFSFGLKTNVDKPVDTPAPNTYSPFRRCSSARYSFGRRTRLELPLDTPAPNVYDVPKSERLINDHAPKYSFGIKVNTEKPSDTPAPNVYDVPKSEKLINDHAPKYSFGLKTNTEKPLDTPAPNVYNIPKSEKLIHEHSPQYSFGVKVNLEKPSDTPAPNVYDASKSEKLIHDHSPQYSFGHRVNLEKPSDTPAPNVYDASKSEKLIHDHSPQYSFGHRVNLEKPSDTPGPNVYDASKSEKLIHDHSPQYSFGHRVNLEKPSDTPGPNVYDASKSEKLIHDHSPQYSFGHRVNLEKPSDTPGPNVYDASKSEKLIHDHSPQYSFGHRVNLEKPSDTPAPNVYDASKSEKLIHDHSPQYSFGHRVNLEKPSDTPGPNVYDASKSEKLIHDHSPQYSFGHRVNLEKPSETPAPNVYDVPRCDQILHEHAPKYSFGSKPQLEKPSDVPAPNVYNIPSVVGDLRSAPSYTISGRNKELVDERVKNPGPGQYNNVDPDTYKSNSPVYTISVRTNIPGDKINIPGPGVYCPEKVEVKSSPAHSFGIRHSPYSTHY, from the exons ATGATGGGAGGTTTCACGCAAAGACCATGGACCCCAACGAAAAGAAGAGGACCCATTGCTGCAGAATACAACAGTCCAGGACCGGCCTGCGTAGCTTTACCATCCTATATAG GCAAGAAAACTTTCGAAGCTAAGAGTGGAAGGGCCCCCGCCTTCAGTTTTGGATCTAGGACCAATGGAAAATTAGAAAGTTTAGGACCAGGTCCTGGACAGTACAACATCACAGGATTGAGCTCGAAAG GCAAAGATACACCACCAGCACTAAGTCTTCACAGCCGTCCTAAAGACCACAAACCTGAAAATTTCCCAGCCCCCGGAGACTATGATCCAGATAAAGCAGAAAAAGTGATACATGATGCCTCGCCCAAATTTTCCTTTGGTCTCAAGACAAACGTTGACAAACCAGTGGACACACCTG CTCCTAACACATATAGCCCATTCCGAAGATGCAGCAGCGCAAGATACTCCTTTGGACGAAGAACAAGGCTAGAATTGCCTTTAGACACACCTG CACCTAATGTATATGATGTACCCAAGTCTGAGAGGTTGATTAATGATCATGCACCTAAATACTCGTTTGGGATAAAAGTTAATACAGAGAAACCTTCGGATACACCTG CACCCAACGTTTACGATGTACCAAAATCTGAAAAACTAATCAATGACCACGCACCAAAATACTCTTTCGGATTGAAAACGAACACAGAAAAACCATTAGATACACCTG CTCCTAATGTATACAACATTCCAAAATCCGAAAAATTGATCCACGAACACTCTCCTCAATATTCCTTCGGCGTGAAAGTGAATCTAGAAAAACCATCTGACACACCTG CTCCAAATGTATATGACGCGTCTAAGAGTGAAAAACTGATTCATGACCACTCACCCCAATATTCTTTTGGACATAGGGTCAATTTGGAGAAACCGTCTGATACCCCTG CTCCAAATGTATATGACGCGTCTAAGAGTGAAAAACTGATTCATGACCACTCACCCCAATATTCTTTCGGACATAGAGTTAATTTGGAGAAACCGTCTGATACCCCTG GTCCAAATGTATATGACGCGTCTAAGAGTGAAAAACTGATTCATGACCACTCACCCCAATATTCTTTCGGACATAGAGTTAATTTGGAGAAACCGTCTGATACCCCTG GTCCAAATGTATATGACGCGTCTAAGAGTGAAAAACTGATTCATGACCACTCACCCCAATATTCTTTCGGACATAGAGTTAATTTGGAGAAACCGTCTGATACCCCTG GTCCAAATGTATATGACGCGTCTAAGAGTGAAAAACTGATACATGACCACTCACCACAATATTCTTTTGGACATCGAGTTAATTTGGAGAAACCGTCTGATACCCCTG CTCCAAATGTATATGACGCGTCTAAGAGTGAAAAACTGATACATGACCACTCACCACAATATTCTTTTGGACATAGAGTTAATTTGGAGAAACCGTCTGATACCCCTG GTCCAAATGTATATGACGCGTCTAAGAGTGAAAAACTGATACATGACCACTCACCCCAATATTCTTTTGGACATAGGGTTAACTTGGAGAAACCATCAGAAACTCCTG CTCCTAATGTATATGATGTTCCCCGTTGTGATCAGATTCTTCATGAACATGCTCCAAAATACAGTTTTGGAAGCAAACCACAATTGGAAAAACCGTCTGACGTTCCcg CCCCAAATGTTTACAACATCCCTTCAGTGGTTGGAGACCTTCGTTCTGCTCCCTCCTACACGATATCGGGAAGGAACAAGGAACTGGTAGATGAACGCGTGAAGAATCCTGGTCCAGGACAATACAACAACGTCGACCCTGATACCTACAAATCCAATTCACCAGTCTACACCATAAGTGTGAGGACCAACATTCCTGGAGACAAAATTAACATACCCGGACCTGGAGTTTACTGCCCAGAAAAG gttGAAGTGAAGAGCTCACCAGCCCACAGCTTTGGAATAAGGCACTCACCATACTCGACTCACTACTGA